CTTTTCTGCTCTAATAACCGTCGTGGCTATGTCCTCGAGGAGTTTTAGTGAGAGTTCTTTATCGCCCGAGAGCACGTCCCTTTTCAGGAAGTATATCCCGAGCCGGTTGGGCATTCCTACGTAACTGGCCAGGTAACTGACTATTGTCTGGACTCCCCTGATAGTGAGGTCAGAAATTGCAAACAGCTTCTCAAGACCAACGATTATAGCCAGAACTTTTCCGCTTGGGTTCTCTATTGGGGGCTGATAAGCCTCCCTGAATTTTCTCACAAGAACTGTTGGCTCTGATGTGTTCTCTATGTGGGCTATGATCTTTCCACGCTTTCTTAAACCGCCTATCTTTATGACCTCCAGTTCGGACAGTTTTTCCGTTTCAATGCCCATAAGCTTCATCTTGGAGACCATTGCCGGATAAGAGTCAAGCACGTCCACGATGATCGTTCGGAACCCCTTCTTCTCCGCCCAATCGAGAAGCTGGTAGAAGCCAAATGTCATGTCTCCTTCTCCCACCCTCTCAAAAAGAACGGTCTCTCCCATCTTTATGGATTCCCAAATCTCGAACATAACTGAGTCCCTCAAACCCATTCTGCATCACCATGCAGGTGTGTTCCTTGAACTACATTATACTACCTTTGTTCGCGATGTTTAAATCCCTTACGTTTTGATTGTTTTTAAAATGAGTTTAGAAGGGCGATAGTAAAGCTAGGGCTTTATCTTAAAATCAACCGGCTTTTCCAATCTCCAGAACCTGCAGAAGGAGCAGACCTCGCCGCTCGACGGCATTCCGCAGACTTTGCACTCCTTCAGCTCTGCCTCCTCCAGCTCGGCCTCGAACAGGTGCTTCTTTCTCAGGTAGCCCTTGACGAAGTTGATCTTCGTTCCCGGCCTCTTCTCCTCCATTTCGTTTAGAATCGCCTTCCATTCGAGCGTCGTCGCTCCCCTCGCGTGGGGGCACTCGTCTATCTCGTACTCTATGCCGTTGGCTAAGGCGTAGGCAACGACCTCCCTCTCGGTGACCTCGTAGAGGGGCTTGACCTTCTTCACCAGCTTGCCGCTGAGGGCCGAAGGTGTCACCGGCCCCTGCTTCGCCAGGTACTGCGTGTTCCAGTTCATTATGTTGTTGAAGATGAAGCTGGCCTCGTCGTCGAGGTTGTGGCCGGTGGCAACGACGTCAAAGCCGTTGTCGTAGGCGAACTTGTTGAAGATGTAGCGCTTGGTCAGGCCACAGTAGGAACAGGTTGGCCTCCTCGTCCTTACCTCGCCGATTCCTGCCCCCAGAAGCTCCCTCACGCGGACGATGTGGAGTGGGGCACCTATCATCTCGCACTGCTTTTTGGCATAGCGCTCGCCCTTCTCGCTGTACTCGCCTATTCCGAGGTTTATGTGGAGGCATTCAATGTTGTAGCCGAACTTCTTGAGGACGTAGGCCGTAACTGCCGAGTCCTTTCCGCCCGAGACGACTACGAGTATCTTGTCGTCCGGCTTGAACATTTTATAGCGCTCTATTGTCCTCTTCACCTTTCTCTCAAAGTATTCAGTAAAGTGCTCCTCGCAGAGGTACATTTTTGGATAATGGAGCTTTATGAATGCTAGCTTGTCGCAGAACTTGCACTTCATCGGCATTTTCTCACCGGAAATAGAAGGGGAGAGTGGGTTAAAAAGCTAATCTTCTAAGGACTCTATGGCGTGCCTCCAGTTCCCGGGCTTCCTGAACTCCCTCTCCGTGTAAAGGCCTTCCTTCTTCAGTATCCCGCGAGCCGCGAGGATTCCAGTCGCGGCCGCGTTAACTATGTCCCTGCTCAACCCAGCACCGTCTCCGGCCGCGAAAATTCCCTCTATGCTCGTCTCGAGGTTCTCATTGACCTCCGCCCGCATCGCGTAGTACTTTATCTCAGGAGCGTAGAGCAGTGTGTGGTCGCTTGCAACTCCTGGGAGAACGCGGTCGAGCTTCTCTAAACCTTCTATGATGTTGGTGACGACCCTATGGGGCAGGGCCATAGCTATGTCCCCCGGCGTGACGTGCTTCAGCGTGGGCTCGACGTCGCTCCTCCTTATCCTCGCCCACGTGCTCCTCCTTCCACGCCTCAAATCCCCGAGCCTCTGGATTATAGGCCTCCCGCCGCCGATGGTCGTTGCCAGTTGCGCTATGCTCCTCCCGTATGCTGTGGTGTCCTCCACCGGCTCGGTCAGCTCTATCCTGCTCAGGAAGGCGAAGTTCGTGTTGTTGCTCTTCTTCCCGTGCATGGAATGGCCGTTTACCCCAACGTAGCCGTCGTAGCGCTCCTCAACGACGAAACCGTTGGGGTTGGTGCAGAAGGTCCTGACAAAATCGTCGTAGGTGTCGGTGTAGATGTGGAACTTGGGATCGTGGTTTATGCTTGTTATCGGCTCCATCACTATGGCCGGAACCTCGACGCGGACGCCGACGTCAATAGGCCCGTGCCTCGCCTTCAGGCCGATCTTTTGGGCAACGTCGTGGAACCACTCCGCTCCACCCCTTCCGGGCGCGACGATTATGTATTTCGCTTTGATCTCGAAGACGTCCTTTCCGCGCTTAACTTTAACCCATCCCCGACCGAACTCCAAGGCTTTAGTCCAGAGAAGGAACTTCACTCCCTTGCTTTCGAGGTGCCTCTTGATGTTGCCTATGACTTCGGGCGTCCTGTCCGAGCCGATGTGCCTCTGAATTATCGGGATGAACTTTACCCCTGCCTGTGCCGCCTTCTGCTCCCAGTAGCGAACCTGCTCAGAGTCTCCCTTGAAAAGATTCCTTGGTGCCTTGTGCCTCAGAAAAATCTGGTCAACTTCCCAGACGAGTTGCCAGGCGTAGTTCTCGTCGTTAGTGAGTTCTCTCAGGTCGCCGCCGATGTCAGGTCTGAGGTTTATCGTTCCGTCGCTCAGCCCGCCGGCACCGCCGACACCGCTCATTATGTGGCAGGGCTGACAGCCTATGCAGTGGCCAAGCTCGTACATCGGGCACTTTCTCTGGTCAACGTCCCCGCCCTCGTCGATAACTAAAATCTTAAAATCGCTCCTTTCCGCGAGTTCGTAGGCCGCGAAAAGCCCTGCCGGGCCGGCTCCAATAATCACAACGTCGTAGACCTTTCCGCTTCCGTTATCAGAAACCATATTTCCCTTGCCGAATTTTGTGGAAGGCCCTTTAAAAATCTTTTGGCAATTTTGTGGTTAAAGTAGTGGGTAAATTCCAGTATTTTTGAGGATTAAATGTTAAAAAATTCCCGAAAGCTTTAAACACTTCCGCGCATTAATGTCTTCCAGTGGAGCGTTATGGAGGACAAAAGTTCAGACAAAGCCAAGAACTCGAAGGCCAAAAAGATACACATAATCCACAGCAAGAGACGGCTCATTCAGATGAAGAGAAAGGAAGAGCTCAGCCACAACATCCGCTACATATCCAAGGTGCCCGTGAAGCTGGTGATGGACACGGAATTTTTGACCCTCCACCCCAACGACTCGCTTTCAAAGCTCATACAACACCTTCGGGGGGAAGAGAGCTCAGCCGTTGTCGTTGATGAGGAGGGAAGACTTCTCGGCTTTATAACGATGAAGGATCTCCTCCACTACTTCGAGCCCCCTAGGAGGTACTCGGTCGTTGGCCTCAACCTTCTGAAGAAGTACTCCCTAAACAGGACATCTAGAGTTGAGGATCTCATGGTCAGAACTCCGGTGACGATAGGGGTTGATGATGACCTCGGAAGGGCCATACAGGTCATGCTGGAGACCGGAAAGCATCATCTCCCCGTGATAGACAAAGAAAGAAAGGTCCACGGCCTCTTGGAGGTTAAAGACATAATTCGTCTCATACGCATAGTCTCAATGTAATCCTTTAGGCAACCTTAGTGGGGTCAGAATAAGTGCACAGGGATGATAATCATGGACGTGTTCCTAGAGCTCGCGCTGATACTGATAGTGGCAAAGCTGTTTGGGTACCTGACCGTTCGCCTCGGCTTTCCAGCGGCCCTCGGCCAGCTCATCGGTGGAATCCTCATAGGACCGTCAGTCCTCGGGCTGGTGGGCTACGACGAGGGAGTAAAGCTCCTGGCGGAGCTGGGAGTCGTCATGCTCCTGTTCTTGGCGGGCCTTGAAACCGACGTCGAGGAGTTCAAGCACGTCGGCGTTCCCGCGTTTATAATAGCCGCTCTCGGCGTCTTCGTGCCCTTTATCTTTGGTTACCTCGGTGCCATGGCATGGGGCTACTCAAACGTCCAGGCCATGTTCCTTGGCGGCATTCTCACAGCTACCAGCGTCGGTCTTACCACCAGCATACTCATGGAGATGAAGAAGCTCCGCACGAGGGTGGGGACGACGATTTTGGCGGCAGCGGTCGTCGACGACGTCCTCGGTATAATAGTGCTCACGATACTGGTAGGTATAAACACCCGCGGGAGCGTCTATGCGAAGGACCTGATGATCATATTCGGTGAGGTCGCGGTCTACTTTGCCCTGGGCCTTCTGGTTGGACATCCAGCCGTTAAAGAGGCCCTCAAAGCCTCGGAAAAAATAACCCTTCCCGAAACTCTAACGGCCGTGGCAATAGCGATAATGCTCATATTCGCCTATCTCGCGGAGCAGTTCCAGATAGCGGGCATAACCGGTGCATACCTTGCCGGAATCCTGGTTGCCAGTACGGAGGAAGCGAGGGAGATAAACAACAAGACAATGACAATAGGCTACTCCCTTTTCATCCCGATATTCCTCGTCAGCATCGGAATAGAGAGTGACGTCCGCGTCCTGGCCCACGCCGGAGTCTTTGCGCTCGTCTACTCGCTCCTGGGAATCCTTGGGAAGATATTCGGCTGTGGCCTGGGAGCATTCGTCTCCCGCTTCAAACCAAGAGAGGCCCTCCAGGTCGGTGTCGGCATGATACCCCGCATGGAGGTGGCTTTGATAATGGCCAACGTCGCCCTGAGAGAGGGCGCATTTGACAGGGGTACTTTCGCCATACCCGTGACCATGGTGGTGATAACGACAATAGTAACGCCCTTCCTGCTGAAGTGGGCGTTTTCAAAGGATTAGGGGCGATAGGATGGAGATAATCCTGCTCATTGCCCTGATGCTGGCGATGGCCAAAATAATGGGCTACGTCTTCGAACGCCTCGGCCAGCCGGTTGTCCTTGGACAGCTCATCGGCGGTTTCATAATGGGGATATTCTTTAATACGGAGCCCGTGATCCAGGAGTTCTCGAACCTGGGAGTTCTAATGCTCCTCTTTTTAGCCGGCCTTGAGAGCGAGCTGGAGGAGTTCAAGCGCGTCGGAAAGCCGAGCGTTATGGTGGCAGGGGTAGGTGTGCTGGTGGCTTTTGCCTTTGGCTTTCTGGCGGCGTATCCTTTTGTAGAGCCCCACGAAGCAGTCCTCTACGGGGCCATTATGACGCCCACAAGCGTCAGCATAACCGTAAAAGTGCTCATGGAGCTCAGGAAGCTCAACACGCGCGAGGGGACGACGATCCTGGCCGCGGCAGTGGTGGATGACGTGCTCGGCATACTGATACTCACGGTGGCTATATCCCTGTTAAGCGAGGGAAGCGTCCACTACTCCGTTCTAGCCGAAATAGTGGCGGAAGTCTCGGCCTTTCTCTTTGTCTTCCTCTATTTCGGCCCCAAATTCGCAGACAGGGCGTTCAGGATAATCTCCAGAATAGACCTTCCAGAGACCAGCACATCCTTCGCGATAATCTTCATGATAGTCTTTGCCGTCCTGGCCGAACACCTCAACCTCGCCTCGATCCTCGGCGCTTACTTAACGGGCCTCGCCCTCGGTCAGAGCTCCCGGAAGAGGGAGATAGTCGAGCACGTAAGCACTCTCGGCTACTCCCTGTTCATTCCCCTGTTCTTCGTCGAGGTCGGCATGAGGGTTGAGCTCGGCTACATTCTCCACGCCGGTTTCTTTGCGGTGGTCTACACCCTGATGGCTGTTGCGAGCAAGGTAATAGGCTGTGGAATGGGTGCAAAGATAGCGGGCTTTGACTGGTTCCCCTCCCTGAGAATTGGGGTGGGCATGATACCGAGGATGGGTGTAGAGCTCGCAATGCTCTCGGTTGCAATGGCGAGCGGCGTCGTTGGCGGCGACGCACTCACGGTGGCAATACTCGTGGTCTTCACGACGACTATAATAACGCCGCCGCTTTTGAAGTGGATGTACTCCAAATAGCTCCGCCAACCGAGTGCTCATCACACATCAGCCAGTGCCGGTCTCGTCATCGCCTTCGAAAGTTGGCATAGCTTTATAAAACCCTCACCGCAGTGTCGAGCATGAGCGAGGTTCTCTCGATACTGAGTTCCGCACTCTTCATGCTCATAATGATAGACCCGAGCGATAAGATACTCCTGGTGAGTTTGCTCAGGGAGGACTTCCACATAGAGGACATAAGGACTCTCATAGTGAGGGCAAACCTCATAGGCTTCCTTCTGCTCTTCCTGTTCGCGATCTCCGGCCAGATAATCCTCCAGGAGATATTTCACATCGACATAAACGCCCTCCGCGTTGCGGGAGGCTTCGTCCTGTTCAAGATAGGCCTTGAAGCCCTTGAGAGCGGCGGCATGATGACCCTCAAGAAGGAGAAGAACATTCTTGCCCTGGCGGCAGTTCCGGTGGCGACGCCCCTAATCGCCGGTCCGGCGGCGATAACAACCGCGATAACCCTCACCGCGGAGAAGGGCCTCTACCACGCCACAGCGGCAATATTGCTGGCCATAATATTCACTGCCCTCACGATGTTCATAACCCTCTACCTCATCAAGAACGTCAGCAAAACCACGCTCGGCGTCTTCATCAGAATAATCGGTATGTTCACGATGGCCATAGGAGCCCAAATGATGGTGCAGGGGGTCATAGGCATATACCTTCTCATGACCGCCGCCACCTGACTTCCCAGATTGACAACTCCAGCTGGGCTAACCTTTTAACCCCTTCCGCTTTTTCCCGAGAGGAGGGTTGAGAATGAAGAGGCTCGAGAAGGTTAAGGGAACGCGAGACCTTTTGCCTGAAGAGATGGCGAAGAGGAGATGGGTCTTCGAGAGAATCCGCGAGGTTTTCGAGCGGTATAACTTTCACGAGGTTCTCACGCCGACCTTTGAGTACACCGAGCTCTTCAAGCTGAGGAGCGGTGAAGAGGTCGTCGAGCAGCTCTACGCCTTCGACGACAAGGGCGGCAGAAACCTCTCTCTGAGACCGGACATGACCTCAAGCGTGGCAAGGCTCTTTGTAAACTCCTTCCAGAACGCCCCGAAGCCGATAAAGTGGTACTACATGGCCAACATGTTCCGCTACGAGGAACCCCAGAGCGGCAGGTACCGGGAATTCTGGCAGGCAGGGGTTGAGCTCATCGGGAGCGATAAGGTCGAGGCCGATGCGGAGGTCATAGCGCTCTTCGTTGAGAGCTACCTCGCGACAGGTTTAGAGGACTTCACTGTCAACATTGGCGACCGCGTTCTCCTCGACGAGTTCGCCAAGATGCTCGGGATTGAGGACGACATAGGCCTGATGAGGCTCATAGACAAGAAGGACAAGATGAGCAGGGAGGATTTTGTTGGAGCGCTTAAGGAGTTCGGTTTGAGCGAGGAGGGAGTTGAGAAGGTCCTCGCGCTGGTGGAGATAAAGGGCCTTCCAGATGAGGTTCTCCCCAAGGCTGAGGAGCTGTTCACGAGCGATGAAGCAAAAGCGGAGGTAGCCAGACTCTACGAACTCGTTGACCTTCTCGAAGCATACGGCGTCTCCAAGTGGATAAGGATAGACCTTGGAATTGCGCGTGGTTTTGACTACTACACGAGCATAGTCTTTGAGGCCATAGCACCGAACGACCTTGGAATCGGCTCTATCGGCGGTGGAGGGAGGTACGACAACCTCATAGAGGTCTTCGGTGGGAAGCCGACGCCAGCCACTGGCTTCGCCATAGGAATAGAGCGTCTCATCCCCATCCTCGAGTGGAAGGGTCTTATCCCTGAGCCAAAGCTCAGGCCGGACGTCTACGTTGTCCCCATCGGGAAGGACGCCGAAGTCAAGAGGGCCGCGGTTGAGGTAGTTACGGCCCTCAGGGAGGCCGGCGTGAAAGCGGACTACGAGCTCACCGGTAGAAAGCTCGGCAAGGCCCTTGACTACGCCGGGAGGCTCGGCGTGCCTTACGTCGTCCTCATCGGAAAGAGGGACCTCTCGGAGGGCAAGGTAACCGTAAGGGACATGGACAGCGGCGAGCAGAAGGCGGTTGAGAGGGAGAAGGTTGTAGAGGAAATCCTGGGGCTGCTGGGGTTTTAACTCAGCCCCTCTTTTCAAGCTTGAACTCTCTCGCTTTTCTCTTCATCCTCCACTCCTCGAACTTCCTGACGAAGGGACACTTGGAGCGCCATCGCAGATAAGCATTTCTTAGTATCTTCATAATGACCGCCATGTAAGCTTTGGGGGACTGTTAATAAAGGTTCTGGGTTCTCACCAGTGCTGGAGTGGAATAACCGATGGGTTGTTGGACACCGACGGTGGAGGGACGGTAAGAAAAAGAAGGCAGTGGGTTGCTTTAGCTGGCCCAGTGGCTCTCTCCGTAAATAAAAATCAGTGCCACGTCACAGTCCTGTGGGTGACTCTACCCGCCAGTGCGTCTTTCAGGGCAGTCTCCATTATCTCAACGCCCTTCTCGGCAAGCTCCTCAGTTATCACGAGCGGTGGCGTTATCCTGATAACGTTCCCAAACATGCCGTAGCTCGGGAGGATTAGGCCGAGCTCGAAGGCGCGCCAGCATATCTTTCCTGTCAGCTCCGGGTCCGGCTTTCCGTCGGGCTTCACTATCTCCGCCCCTATCATCAGTCCCTTCCCGCGGACGTCGCCTATGACCTCATACTCTTCTTGCATCTCCCGCAGGCGCTTCTGGATGAACTCTCCGACGCGAAGGGCGTTGCCGAGGAGGTCTTCCTCCTCGATTATCCTCAGCGTAGCGTAGGCCGCCGCCGAGATCACTGGGTTCGCCGCTGGAGTAAGCAGCGCCGAACCGCTAGTCATCTCCATAAGTTCGCCCCTTCCGATGACGCCACTCATCCCCATGCCGCTGGCGACGCCTTTTCCGAAGGCTACCAAATCAGGCCTAACCCCGAACCACTCACTCGCAAACCACCTGCCAGTTCTCCCGATTCCGGTCTGGACCTCGTCCATGGCGAGCAGAATCCCGTGCTCGTCGAGGAGCTTCTTTAGCTCGACGAAGAAGTTCTCCGGTGGCACAACTATTCCGGCATCGCCCTGTATCGGCTCGGCTATTAAAACGGCAGTTTCGTCAGGAGGCACCACATGAGCGAAGATGTAGCTCTCCATGTAGTCGAGGAAGTGGTTTATCAGCTCGTCGGGCTCTTCATACCCGTCTATTCCCCAGACGTTCCTGTAGGGGTTTGGATAGGGTACCCAGACGACGTTGGGAACGAGCGGAGAGAAGCCCCTCTTCTGGGAGCTCTGAAAGGCAGCTATCGAGGTCGCCCCATAGGTCTGACCGTGGTAGGCCCCTATGAACGCCACTATCCAGGGCTTTCTCGTGGCGAAGCGCGCTACCTTCATAGTCAAATCCAGCGCGTCGCTCCCGCTGAGGCCGAAGAGGATTTTTGGGCTATCTACAGGGGCCCTTTCGGCCAGTATCTCCGCCACCTCTATGGCTCTCTTGCTGTAGGTGTAGCCTATCATTGAGTGCTGGATTTTGGCAACCTGCTCCTGGACTTCTTTCACGAGCCTTGGGTGGGCGTAGCCAGTCGATGCCGCCGCGGCCCCGGCCAGGAAGTCTATGAAGACGTTCCCATCGACGTCCTCTATGAGGGCCCCGTAGCCCCTCTCGGGGACGACCGGAAAGAGCTTGACTCCAAGGCCCGAAGAAACGACGCGCTTTTCTCTTTCTATCATCTTCCGCGCCTTTGGTCCGGGAGGTTTTACAACGATTTTTGGGTACTCAGAAGTCATTTTCATCACCTCAAATTGGCAAGTGAGTAAAAGAGAAAAGAAAGCTCACGGGTTCGCCGCTACGAACTCGTCTGTCTTCTTCTTGACGTACCACGAGAGGACGAGCAGGCCTATGAGGTTCGGTATTGCCATCAATCCGTTCATCATGTCCGAGAAGTTCCAGACCGTTTCGAGCTTCGTCACAGCACCTATGTAGATGAAGACGACGAAGAGCAGGTTGTAGATCATGTGAAGCTTCGGGTAGAGCCTGGCGAACTTCTCGGGGTCCTGCTCAAGCCACTTGGCGAGGTACATGACGTTCTGCCTGCCGTAGAACGACCAGGCCAGTATCGTCGAGTATGCGAAGAGAATTATACCTATTGCGACCATTATCTCTCCGGCGTGGCCGAAGGCCGCTGCAAAAGCAGCCTGGGTCAGCGGAGCTCCGTTGAGATCAGGGTTCGTGTATACTCCGGTAACAACTATCGAGACTCCTGTGAGGGTACAGATTATCAGGGTATCGATGAACGGACCGAGCATCGCGACGTGAGCCTGCCTTGATGGGTGGTCTGTCTTAGCGGACGCGTGGGCTATTGTAGCAGTACCGAGACCGGCCTCGTTGGAGAACAGACCCCTCTTGACACCCCAGAGGACGACCTGGCCGATGGCTCCCCCTGCGACTGCCTGCCCCGTGAATGCGTCCTTGACAATGAGGGCGAAGGCCGAAGGCAACTTCCCCGCGAACTTTATCCAGACCCCAATGGCGAAGAGGAAGTAGACTATTGCCATAAAGGGCACGAGCATCTCCGCAACCTCGCCGATCCTCTTGATACCGCCGATTACGACTATGAATGTCAGCACCGCCAGTACCAGACCGGTGACCCACATCGGAACGTTGAAGGCTGTCCTTATTGCATCCGCGACGGAGTTGGACTGGGTCATGTTTCCTATTCCAAAGGCCGCTATCGAGGCGAAGAGGGCGAAGAGTATTGCTAGAACCTTTCCGAGCGTCGGGTAGGCGTCGTCCTTCAGGAGGAACAGTCCCAGGATGGCGAAGAGTATCGCGACTATTATCGCCCCTATCTGGGTTGCACCGCTAATTTGGGTTGCATCATAGCCAATGAACACCGCGAAGAGCAGGGTGAAGATGGCCGCGAGGTACTTTCCCGTCTTGGGGATGTTCTCCATCGCAAAGCCCTTCTCAAGGAAGTTGAAGGTTCCGCCGATCTGGGTTCCGTCTGGGAGCTTGTCCCTGAAGGCGACACCTAGCAGTCCCTCGGAGTACCTCGTGGCCATACCGACCAGCGCGGTTATCCACATCCAGAACAGCGCACCGGGGCCACCGAAGTGGATAGCCGTCGCGACACCGGCGATGTTTCCAATACCTACCGTTCCTGAGATAGTTGCCATCAATGCCTGAAACGGAGTGATGTCTCCCTCTCCGGTCTTCTTCCTGCCCTCGAAGAGGGTAAAGCGGATAGCCCAGCCTAGGCGCCTGAACTGTATTGCCTTTAGAATCGCCGTTAGGAGCAGGCCGGTGCCCAGCAGCAGCACTATCATGGGGATGCCCCAAACTTCCCCATCGAGCCAGTTTATGAAGTCCACAATGGCGCTCATTCTCAACACCCCTCAGTTTAACAGAGGACGTTGATAGACGTTAATGTTCTTCTACCACGTACACTGTCTATTAGACACGTTAACGGTACATCTATGTCCTTTTATCCTTTTAAAGTTTAGTTTGCTATTAACAAAAGAGAATTCTTTCATGTTTAGAAAAGTTTCACAGATGCAAAGGCTTATGAGGCTTTGACCACAAAACCCTGAGGGATGATGAGTCTGGAGCCCCCTGAGCGGTGAGGAGGTTTCGCGGGGCTGACCGAGATGATAAAGGATCGCATCTGTCGGGAATACCTTGAGGAGATTGAAAGGCTCGAACGCTCAGTAGTGGAGCTCGAGGAACAGATAAACGAGCTGAAAATGCAGCTCCGGCTCAAGGTGGACGAGGCCAACAGTCTCGCCGTCGAGAACGCCAGCTTAAGGCACAAGCTCGAGCTGATGGAGAAGCGCGAGAGGGCGCTCATCAATCTCCTCCGGTCCCTCAAGGTTCCCCTCGTTCTCATCGATGAGGAGCGCTTTGAGGACGTTGAGGTCGACCTCGGCCCGGACTCGAAGGAATGAGAAAACCTTAATAGACCTACCCCGTTTTCTACTTCAACTTAAGAGGTGAGGATTATGAGCATGGACATGACAACCAGGATGTTTAAGGAAGAGGGATGGATAAGAAAGCAGTGTCCCAAGTGCGGGAAATTCTTCTGGACGCTCGACCCCGATAGAGAGACCTGCGGCGACCCCCCGTGTGACGAGTACTCATTCATTGGAAAGCCCGGAATTCCAAAGAAGTACACGCTCGACGAGATGCGCGAGAAGTTCCTGAGCTTCTTCGAGAGGAAGGGCCACGGTCGCGTTAAGCGCTACCCAGTTCTTCCGAGATGGCGTGACGACGTTCTCCTCGTTGGGGCCAGCATAATGGACTTCCAGCCGTGGGTCATAAGCGGCGAGGCAGACCCCCCAGCGAACCCGCTCACGATAAGCCAGCCCTCAATAAGGTTCACCGACATAGACAACGTCGGAATAACAGGCAGGCACTTCACGATATTCGAGATGATGGCCCACCACGCCTTCAACTACCCGGGCAAGCCGATTTACTGGATGGACGAGACCGTTGAGCTTGCCTTCGAGTTCTTCACCAAGGAACTCGGAATGAAGCCCGAGGACATAACCTTCAAGGAGAACCCGTGGGCTGGCGGAGGAAACGCTGGCCCGGCATTTGAGGTGCTTTATCGCGGTCTGGAAGTGGCTACGCTCGTTTTCATGCAGTACAAGAAGGCCCCTGAAAACGCCGACCCGAGCCAGGTAGTTGAAATAAAGGGCGACTACTACGTCCCGATGGAGACGCGCGTCGTTGACACAGGCTACGGCCTTGAGAGGCTCGTGTGGATGAGCCACGGCACTCCAACGGCCTACGACGCGGTCCTTGGCTACGTTATCGAACCGCTTAAGAAGATGGCAGGTGTTGAGAAGATAGACGAAAGGATTCTGATGGAGAACTCCAGATTAGCTGGAATGTTCGACATAGAAGACATGGGCGACCTTCGCTATCTGAGGGAGCAGGTGGCAAAGCGCGTCGGCATAAGTGTCGAAGAACTTGAGAAAGCGGTAAGGCCCTACGAGCTCATCTATGCCGTAGCTGACCACACCAAGGCCTTAACATTCATGCTCGCCGATGGAGTGATTCCGTCTAACGTCAAGGCCGGCT
The sequence above is drawn from the Thermococcus pacificus genome and encodes:
- a CDS encoding DUF257 family protein — translated: MGLRDSVMFEIWESIKMGETVLFERVGEGDMTFGFYQLLDWAEKKGFRTIIVDVLDSYPAMVSKMKLMGIETEKLSELEVIKIGGLRKRGKIIAHIENTSEPTVLVRKFREAYQPPIENPSGKVLAIIVGLEKLFAISDLTIRGVQTIVSYLASYVGMPNRLGIYFLKRDVLSGDKELSLKLLEDIATTVIRAEKKGHMIKLHIAKSLNKELEGVLLRI
- the ttuA gene encoding tRNA-5-methyluridine(54) 2-sulfurtransferase; its protein translation is MKCKFCDKLAFIKLHYPKMYLCEEHFTEYFERKVKRTIERYKMFKPDDKILVVVSGGKDSAVTAYVLKKFGYNIECLHINLGIGEYSEKGERYAKKQCEMIGAPLHIVRVRELLGAGIGEVRTRRPTCSYCGLTKRYIFNKFAYDNGFDVVATGHNLDDEASFIFNNIMNWNTQYLAKQGPVTPSALSGKLVKKVKPLYEVTEREVVAYALANGIEYEIDECPHARGATTLEWKAILNEMEEKRPGTKINFVKGYLRKKHLFEAELEEAELKECKVCGMPSSGEVCSFCRFWRLEKPVDFKIKP
- a CDS encoding NAD(P)/FAD-dependent oxidoreductase, with amino-acid sequence MVSDNGSGKVYDVVIIGAGPAGLFAAYELAERSDFKILVIDEGGDVDQRKCPMYELGHCIGCQPCHIMSGVGGAGGLSDGTINLRPDIGGDLRELTNDENYAWQLVWEVDQIFLRHKAPRNLFKGDSEQVRYWEQKAAQAGVKFIPIIQRHIGSDRTPEVIGNIKRHLESKGVKFLLWTKALEFGRGWVKVKRGKDVFEIKAKYIIVAPGRGGAEWFHDVAQKIGLKARHGPIDVGVRVEVPAIVMEPITSINHDPKFHIYTDTYDDFVRTFCTNPNGFVVEERYDGYVGVNGHSMHGKKSNNTNFAFLSRIELTEPVEDTTAYGRSIAQLATTIGGGRPIIQRLGDLRRGRRSTWARIRRSDVEPTLKHVTPGDIAMALPHRVVTNIIEGLEKLDRVLPGVASDHTLLYAPEIKYYAMRAEVNENLETSIEGIFAAGDGAGLSRDIVNAAATGILAARGILKKEGLYTEREFRKPGNWRHAIESLED
- a CDS encoding CBS domain-containing protein, giving the protein MEDKSSDKAKNSKAKKIHIIHSKRRLIQMKRKEELSHNIRYISKVPVKLVMDTEFLTLHPNDSLSKLIQHLRGEESSAVVVDEEGRLLGFITMKDLLHYFEPPRRYSVVGLNLLKKYSLNRTSRVEDLMVRTPVTIGVDDDLGRAIQVMLETGKHHLPVIDKERKVHGLLEVKDIIRLIRIVSM
- a CDS encoding cation:proton antiporter, with product MDVFLELALILIVAKLFGYLTVRLGFPAALGQLIGGILIGPSVLGLVGYDEGVKLLAELGVVMLLFLAGLETDVEEFKHVGVPAFIIAALGVFVPFIFGYLGAMAWGYSNVQAMFLGGILTATSVGLTTSILMEMKKLRTRVGTTILAAAVVDDVLGIIVLTILVGINTRGSVYAKDLMIIFGEVAVYFALGLLVGHPAVKEALKASEKITLPETLTAVAIAIMLIFAYLAEQFQIAGITGAYLAGILVASTEEAREINNKTMTIGYSLFIPIFLVSIGIESDVRVLAHAGVFALVYSLLGILGKIFGCGLGAFVSRFKPREALQVGVGMIPRMEVALIMANVALREGAFDRGTFAIPVTMVVITTIVTPFLLKWAFSKD
- a CDS encoding cation:proton antiporter — protein: MEIILLIALMLAMAKIMGYVFERLGQPVVLGQLIGGFIMGIFFNTEPVIQEFSNLGVLMLLFLAGLESELEEFKRVGKPSVMVAGVGVLVAFAFGFLAAYPFVEPHEAVLYGAIMTPTSVSITVKVLMELRKLNTREGTTILAAAVVDDVLGILILTVAISLLSEGSVHYSVLAEIVAEVSAFLFVFLYFGPKFADRAFRIISRIDLPETSTSFAIIFMIVFAVLAEHLNLASILGAYLTGLALGQSSRKREIVEHVSTLGYSLFIPLFFVEVGMRVELGYILHAGFFAVVYTLMAVASKVIGCGMGAKIAGFDWFPSLRIGVGMIPRMGVELAMLSVAMASGVVGGDALTVAILVVFTTTIITPPLLKWMYSK
- a CDS encoding MarC family protein; its protein translation is MSEVLSILSSALFMLIMIDPSDKILLVSLLREDFHIEDIRTLIVRANLIGFLLLFLFAISGQIILQEIFHIDINALRVAGGFVLFKIGLEALESGGMMTLKKEKNILALAAVPVATPLIAGPAAITTAITLTAEKGLYHATAAILLAIIFTALTMFITLYLIKNVSKTTLGVFIRIIGMFTMAIGAQMMVQGVIGIYLLMTAAT